One genomic segment of Rhizobium sp. 11515TR includes these proteins:
- a CDS encoding LacI family DNA-binding transcriptional regulator, with amino-acid sequence MSNDRKTPTMADIARVMGVSPMTVSRAFKADSLVSPETREAILRTAEELGYVFDSTASNLRSQKSGFVAVTIPSINNANFADTVGGLSDTLSKRDMQILLGYTNYDVEEEERLIEQLLRRKPQAIVVTGGTHTERARKLLQTVAIPVIETWDMPADPIGHYVGFSNRAVMRDMVDHFVALGCRRIAFIGGDVQRDSRGSERRLGFIAAMQAHGLDATRLIAAGSPPISMREGANAMAKLIELYPDTEAVVCVSDLAAYGALTECRRLGIPVPERFSIGGFGNYEIGEVCVPTLTTINAFAREIGERTAQLILDILDGTQPVPDVRILPELIARDSSRQA; translated from the coding sequence ATGAGTAACGATCGCAAAACGCCGACCATGGCGGACATAGCCCGCGTGATGGGAGTTTCTCCGATGACCGTGTCGCGCGCCTTCAAGGCTGATAGTCTTGTCAGCCCGGAGACGCGCGAGGCGATCCTGCGGACGGCGGAGGAACTGGGCTATGTCTTCGACAGCACGGCGTCCAACCTGCGTTCGCAAAAGTCCGGTTTTGTCGCCGTCACCATTCCTTCCATCAACAACGCCAACTTCGCCGATACGGTCGGTGGCCTCTCGGACACCTTATCCAAGCGGGACATGCAGATCCTGCTTGGCTACACGAACTACGATGTCGAAGAGGAGGAGCGGCTGATCGAACAGCTGCTTCGCCGCAAGCCGCAGGCGATCGTCGTGACCGGCGGCACGCATACGGAGCGAGCGCGTAAACTCCTGCAGACCGTGGCAATCCCGGTGATCGAGACCTGGGATATGCCGGCCGATCCGATCGGCCACTATGTCGGTTTTTCCAACAGAGCCGTCATGCGCGATATGGTCGATCATTTCGTCGCGCTCGGCTGTCGCCGCATCGCCTTCATCGGTGGTGATGTCCAGCGGGATTCGCGCGGTAGCGAACGCAGGCTCGGTTTCATTGCGGCGATGCAGGCACATGGGCTCGACGCCACGAGGCTGATCGCCGCGGGATCACCGCCGATCTCGATGCGGGAAGGCGCCAATGCTATGGCCAAGCTGATCGAACTCTATCCCGATACGGAAGCAGTCGTCTGCGTCTCGGACCTTGCCGCCTACGGCGCTCTCACCGAATGTCGCCGGCTCGGGATTCCGGTGCCCGAGCGCTTTTCCATCGGTGGCTTTGGCAATTATGAGATCGGCGAGGTCTGCGTGCCGACATTGACGACGATCAACGCCTTTGCGCGTGAGATCGGCGAGCGGACTGCACAATTGATCCTGGATATTCTCGATGGCACTCAGCCGGTTCCCGATGTCAGGATTTTGCCTGAACTGATTGCGCGCGATAGCAGCCGCCAAGCTTAG
- a CDS encoding ABC transporter substrate-binding protein yields MNRRQFLQATTAILVLCAGQAYADPLADAKAVVDKYATPVTKWDGPTTGPKAQTGKTIVVLAGDLKNGGILGVSNGVEEAAKAIGWEVKVLDGAGSIGGRTAAFGQAIALQPAGIIIDGFDAVEQAPALEQAKAAKIPLVAWHAGPTIGPDDKNGLFANVSTDAMEVSKAAADWAFVDAKGKPGVIIFTDSTYAIAIAKADRMKQEIERLGGKVLEYVDTPIAETSQRMPQLTTSLLQKYGDSWTHSLAINDLYFDFMGPSLASAGKSGTDAPINVAAGDGSQSAYERIRAGQFQKVTVAEPLNLQGWQLVDELNRAFAGEKWSGYLSPLHVVTADNIQSDGGPKNTFDPDNGYKDEYKKIWGK; encoded by the coding sequence ATGAATCGTAGACAATTCCTGCAGGCCACGACAGCGATCCTGGTACTATGCGCCGGCCAGGCCTATGCCGATCCGCTGGCGGATGCGAAGGCCGTCGTCGACAAATACGCAACCCCGGTCACCAAATGGGACGGCCCGACCACGGGCCCGAAGGCGCAGACCGGCAAGACCATCGTCGTGCTCGCGGGCGATCTCAAGAATGGCGGCATTCTCGGCGTCAGCAACGGTGTCGAGGAAGCGGCGAAGGCGATCGGCTGGGAAGTGAAGGTTCTCGACGGCGCCGGCTCCATCGGCGGGCGTACGGCGGCCTTCGGTCAGGCGATAGCGCTGCAGCCTGCCGGCATCATCATCGATGGCTTCGATGCCGTCGAACAGGCCCCTGCGCTGGAACAGGCAAAGGCCGCCAAAATCCCTCTGGTCGCCTGGCATGCCGGCCCGACCATCGGCCCCGACGACAAGAATGGCCTCTTCGCCAATGTCAGCACCGATGCCATGGAAGTCTCCAAAGCGGCGGCTGATTGGGCATTCGTCGATGCCAAGGGCAAACCGGGCGTCATCATCTTCACCGACTCCACCTATGCGATTGCCATCGCCAAGGCGGACAGGATGAAGCAGGAGATTGAGCGTCTGGGCGGCAAGGTGCTTGAATATGTCGATACGCCGATTGCCGAGACATCGCAGCGTATGCCACAGCTCACGACCTCCCTCCTTCAGAAATACGGCGACAGCTGGACGCATTCGCTTGCGATCAACGACCTTTATTTCGATTTCATGGGTCCATCGCTCGCCTCCGCCGGCAAAAGCGGCACCGATGCGCCGATCAATGTCGCTGCCGGCGACGGTTCGCAATCGGCCTATGAGCGCATCCGCGCCGGTCAATTCCAGAAGGTCACCGTGGCCGAACCCCTTAATCTCCAGGGCTGGCAGCTGGTGGACGAGCTCAATCGTGCCTTCGCCGGCGAAAAATGGTCCGGCTATCTCTCGCCGCTGCATGTCGTGACGGCAGACAATATCCAATCCGACGGTGGTCCGAAGAACACCTTCGATCCGGACAACGGTTACAAGGACGAGTATAAGAAGATCTGGGGTAAGTGA
- a CDS encoding ABC transporter permease yields MQSIESNALEPTRAELSAMSLGQKIQRLLPVYGLVILTVFLILLFSVLLPQTFPTMLNLRSIISDKTIIAILSLAAMIPMAAGRIDLTIGYGIVLWHVLAISLQTMFGLPWPVAVLIVIALGALTGFLNGLLVEIAKIDSFIATLGTGTVLYAIALWHTGGRQVVGMLPQGFYALNGTMVFGLPITGIYVLALAFVMWIILEYLPIGRYIYAIGANPKAAALNGIPVRRFVIGAFVTSGTLAAIAGVLLASKLRIGQASVGLEYLLPALVGAFLGSTTIKPGRVNVWGTMIGVIILAVGIAGIQQFGGSFYVEPLFNGVTLLVAIGIAGYAQRRRSHAGRMAPAQAPQLSAKPAEK; encoded by the coding sequence ATGCAATCGATCGAATCCAATGCGCTCGAGCCGACCCGCGCCGAGCTTTCGGCCATGAGCCTCGGCCAGAAGATCCAGCGCCTGCTGCCCGTCTATGGCCTCGTCATCCTGACGGTCTTTCTGATCCTGCTCTTTTCCGTTCTGCTGCCGCAGACATTCCCGACGATGCTCAATCTGCGTTCGATCATTTCGGACAAGACGATCATCGCCATCCTGTCGCTGGCGGCGATGATCCCGATGGCTGCAGGCCGCATCGATCTGACCATCGGCTATGGCATCGTGCTCTGGCATGTGCTGGCGATCAGCCTTCAAACGATGTTCGGCCTGCCGTGGCCGGTTGCCGTTCTGATCGTCATCGCGCTTGGCGCGCTGACCGGCTTCCTGAACGGCCTTCTGGTTGAGATCGCCAAGATCGACAGCTTCATCGCAACGCTCGGCACGGGCACGGTCCTCTATGCCATTGCGCTATGGCATACGGGCGGACGGCAGGTCGTGGGCATGCTGCCGCAGGGGTTTTATGCGCTGAACGGCACGATGGTCTTCGGCCTGCCGATCACGGGCATCTATGTTCTGGCGCTCGCGTTCGTCATGTGGATCATCCTCGAATACCTGCCGATCGGCCGCTACATCTATGCAATCGGCGCCAATCCGAAGGCGGCCGCGCTCAACGGCATTCCCGTGCGCCGCTTCGTCATCGGCGCCTTCGTCACCTCGGGCACGCTTGCCGCCATTGCAGGCGTTCTGCTCGCCTCCAAGCTGCGCATCGGTCAGGCAAGCGTCGGGCTTGAATATCTTTTGCCCGCGCTGGTCGGCGCCTTCCTAGGATCAACCACCATTAAGCCGGGCCGCGTCAACGTCTGGGGCACGATGATCGGCGTCATCATTCTGGCAGTCGGCATTGCCGGCATCCAGCAGTTCGGCGGCTCCTTCTATGTCGAGCCCCTGTTCAACGGCGTCACCCTGCTCGTCGCGATCGGTATTGCCGGTTACGCCCAGCGCCGCCGCAGCCACGCAGGACGCATGGCCCCGGCCCAGGCACCACAACTTTCCGCCAAGCCGGCGGAGAAATGA
- a CDS encoding sugar ABC transporter ATP-binding protein: protein MDNGKLLEFSDITKEFGGTRALSNVSLDLQRGEILALLGENGAGKSTLIKTLAGIYKPDGGQILFRGKPYHHRPPQPNQRQSVAFIHQDLGLIEWMTVGENVGLAQGYSLRGRLIDWRTTERRTAEALKLVGCDFDPSTRVQELTRTEKSLVAIARALAVEADVLVLDEPTASLPADEVEKLFAAIRPLKERGVAMIYVSHRLDEIFRIADRVAVLRDGQLMGQKPVSETTPNELIRMIVGRKADQLFVKAERSAGPAIVSVKELSCRGAGPVSFDIRQGELLGLVGLRGAGQELIGRALFGCEPSQGSVRLNGAAPDLSSTVAAMASGIGLIARDRTEESVAMSLSLRENTFLNPGASGRSLFSFLSPRREAEAAYSLGSRVGLRPNDQSLAIEALSGGNQQKVVVGRWLATGRKLLIAEDPTAGVDVGAKADIYRLIAEAVEAGLAVLVVSTDFEEIAHICHRALVFSRGRIVRELSGADLTTPAVIAAASASEAA, encoded by the coding sequence ATGGACAACGGAAAGCTGCTCGAATTTTCCGATATCACCAAGGAATTTGGCGGAACACGCGCCCTGTCGAACGTATCTCTCGACCTGCAGCGGGGCGAAATTCTCGCGCTTCTCGGAGAGAATGGCGCGGGCAAATCGACGCTCATCAAGACCTTGGCTGGCATCTACAAGCCGGATGGCGGGCAGATCCTGTTTCGCGGCAAGCCCTATCATCATCGCCCGCCCCAACCCAACCAGCGCCAGTCGGTCGCCTTCATTCACCAGGATCTCGGACTGATCGAATGGATGACGGTGGGCGAGAATGTCGGGCTCGCCCAGGGCTATTCCTTGCGCGGACGGCTGATTGATTGGCGGACGACCGAGCGGCGCACCGCGGAAGCGCTAAAACTCGTCGGCTGCGATTTCGATCCGTCGACCCGCGTCCAGGAGCTGACCCGTACGGAAAAATCGCTTGTGGCAATCGCCCGCGCACTCGCTGTCGAAGCCGACGTGCTCGTGCTTGACGAACCCACAGCTAGCCTGCCCGCCGATGAAGTCGAGAAGCTCTTTGCCGCCATCCGTCCACTGAAAGAGCGCGGCGTGGCCATGATCTACGTCTCGCACCGGCTCGACGAAATCTTCCGTATCGCCGACCGGGTTGCAGTCCTGCGCGACGGTCAACTGATGGGCCAGAAGCCAGTCTCCGAGACGACGCCGAATGAACTCATCCGCATGATCGTCGGGCGCAAGGCGGACCAACTGTTCGTCAAGGCAGAAAGAAGCGCCGGGCCTGCGATCGTTTCCGTAAAAGAGCTCAGCTGCCGCGGCGCAGGTCCTGTATCCTTCGATATCCGACAGGGCGAATTGCTCGGTCTCGTCGGCTTGCGCGGCGCCGGTCAGGAATTGATCGGACGCGCGCTGTTCGGTTGCGAACCATCGCAAGGCAGCGTTCGCTTGAATGGGGCCGCACCCGACCTTTCCAGCACCGTCGCCGCGATGGCTTCGGGTATCGGGCTGATCGCCAGGGATCGGACGGAAGAATCCGTCGCCATGTCGCTCAGCCTGCGTGAAAATACCTTCCTGAACCCCGGTGCCTCCGGACGAAGCCTGTTTTCGTTCTTGTCTCCACGCCGCGAAGCAGAAGCTGCTTATTCGCTTGGGAGCCGTGTCGGTCTTAGGCCTAACGATCAGAGCCTTGCCATCGAGGCGCTGTCCGGCGGCAATCAGCAGAAAGTCGTCGTGGGACGATGGTTAGCGACGGGCCGCAAATTGCTGATCGCCGAGGATCCGACTGCAGGCGTCGACGTCGGCGCCAAGGCCGATATCTATCGCCTGATCGCAGAGGCGGTCGAGGCGGGCCTAGCCGTTCTCGTCGTCTCCACCGATTTCGAGGAAATCGCTCACATCTGCCATCGTGCCCTGGTGTTTTCGCGCGGGAGGATCGTGCGCGAACTCAGCGGTGCCGATCTTACAACACCGGCGGTCATCGCTGCCGCATCTGCATCCGAAGCGGCTTGA
- a CDS encoding AraC family transcriptional regulator: MTYATLSVFKVDKADAEEMTAHYARTLFPAIVEPLNGRGTISVADRHYTIGSCSIWRGKCLSGMSVKLSGGPDAYGLYLPTAGRMLIETEGRQLESLPGRGLLADMSSFEHLTLFEQRGHMGIAFEKPAMVRQLSELLDAPVRDDLKFTGPVDLMSGRGMQIATLANLLWQDLATGGAERSSAAFIESLLRAMMIALLETVPHNYSAQLLRPASPAIPRQLKRAMEYMHANAGADIRMADIARETGTSVRSLQAAFQQFKNTTPLGYLRNIRLQGARKTLMDSGHSRLIADIARDWGFSHMGRFAALYYQSFGEMPSETARQPRRRNE; encoded by the coding sequence TTGACCTACGCGACGCTCTCGGTGTTCAAAGTCGATAAGGCCGATGCCGAGGAGATGACGGCGCATTATGCGAGAACCTTGTTTCCCGCCATTGTCGAGCCTCTCAATGGCCGCGGCACGATTTCGGTGGCGGATCGTCACTATACGATCGGTTCCTGCAGCATTTGGCGCGGCAAATGTCTCTCCGGCATGAGCGTCAAATTGTCCGGCGGTCCCGATGCCTACGGCCTTTATCTACCGACCGCTGGCAGGATGCTGATCGAGACGGAAGGGCGGCAGCTGGAGTCGCTGCCGGGCAGAGGCCTGCTGGCCGATATGTCATCTTTTGAACATCTGACATTGTTCGAACAGCGCGGTCATATGGGTATCGCATTCGAAAAGCCGGCTATGGTTCGGCAGCTCAGCGAGTTGCTGGACGCACCGGTTCGAGATGATCTGAAATTTACCGGCCCCGTCGATCTGATGTCGGGGCGAGGTATGCAGATCGCAACGCTTGCAAATCTCCTCTGGCAGGATCTCGCGACAGGCGGCGCAGAACGATCCTCGGCCGCATTCATCGAAAGCCTCCTGCGGGCGATGATGATCGCTTTGCTTGAAACCGTCCCGCACAACTATTCGGCACAATTGCTGCGACCGGCATCACCGGCTATCCCGAGGCAGCTGAAACGCGCAATGGAATATATGCACGCCAATGCCGGTGCAGACATCAGAATGGCCGATATTGCCCGGGAAACCGGAACGAGCGTGCGATCCTTGCAGGCGGCGTTTCAGCAGTTCAAGAACACAACGCCTCTTGGCTATTTGCGGAACATACGACTGCAGGGTGCACGCAAAACCCTTATGGATTCGGGCCATTCGCGGCTGATTGCCGACATTGCGCGCGATTGGGGATTTTCTCATATGGGCCGCTTCGCAGCACTCTACTATCAATCTTTCGGCGAGATGCCGTCCGAGACCGCCAGGCAACCTCGGCGTAGAAATGAATAG
- the dhaL gene encoding dihydroxyacetone kinase subunit DhaL: MPEKAARCLGTMFQRISIAINAEKDRLSELDGAIGDADHGITMSLGFMAVNAELAKLDLAQVSPSEIFSTAASAFLDAVGASTGPLYATAFRRASQALKADESLSTACQAMIIDEMRSGIQQRGKGQRGDKTMLDAWIPAAEAAIDAKAGSRDVAAMWSAILEAAEAGANSTSSMVAARGRAARLGERSLGHIDPGAASAVIILRAMRDTFVEGKAGG, from the coding sequence ATGCCGGAAAAAGCCGCCCGCTGCCTGGGCACCATGTTTCAGCGCATATCGATCGCGATCAATGCCGAAAAAGACCGCCTCTCCGAGCTGGATGGCGCAATCGGTGACGCCGATCACGGCATCACCATGTCTCTCGGCTTTATGGCCGTGAATGCGGAGCTCGCAAAGCTCGATCTTGCGCAGGTATCGCCCTCGGAGATCTTCTCTACCGCAGCCTCTGCCTTCCTGGATGCCGTCGGCGCCTCGACCGGCCCGCTCTATGCCACCGCCTTCCGGCGGGCCTCGCAAGCGCTGAAGGCGGATGAATCCCTCTCTACGGCCTGCCAGGCCATGATCATCGACGAGATGCGGTCCGGCATCCAGCAGCGCGGCAAGGGCCAGCGCGGCGATAAGACCATGCTCGACGCCTGGATCCCCGCCGCCGAGGCCGCCATCGATGCGAAAGCGGGTTCACGCGATGTTGCCGCCATGTGGAGCGCCATCCTCGAGGCCGCCGAAGCTGGAGCGAACTCCACAAGCTCCATGGTGGCCGCCCGCGGCCGTGCGGCGCGGCTGGGGGAAAGGTCGCTCGGGCATATCGACCCGGGGGCAGCTTCGGCGGTGATTATTCTGCGGGCGATGCGGGATACGTTTGTGGAGGGTAAGGCGGGCGGTTAA
- a CDS encoding bifunctional sugar-binding transcriptional regulator/dihydroxyacetone kinase subunit DhaK produces the protein MTGKASSVGKNSASKAGVPDATDSMPLRYGDDPYVWACWLYYEDGKTQGDIAEIMGISRATVNSYLADARSRGIVNISLEPSRLSSLSIAQELKRHFGLHDCLVVPSDDGSRPLIDRLGTAGAQAIARLLKSGDTLAVAWGRTVLAVAEQANVPNLQDVTIVQATGGTRALFAYTPELCASAFANVTGGRLINITAPAIVSAPEVREILLREPLVEDQFATLSKANKAIFGVASLRPNSTVHSSGFFESVSLQDYLAKNAVGVLAGRFIDAKGLPVAGPLDDRTIGISLDMLRSIGLRIAVAGGFDKVPAILAALRGGYINVLITDAATGRGILNADGVTEFDQKAQQRPRVDNSVALPSSYRTHIKKFLNNPDDVVDEMLEGIVKAHASHIVPIKGSNRALMARTGPRPGKVGLVIGGGTGHEPCFLGYVGKGLADAVAIGNIFSSPPPTPILECAKASSGGEGVLFVYGNYAGDVMNFEMAAEMAQEQQIDVRTVLTTDDISSSPIEDREGRRGVAGNFFIFKIAGAACDKGLSLDACEAVTRKANDRTFTMGVALEPCSLPQTQRHNFEIGPDDIEFGMGIHGERGVTREKMMSADEIADRVMDRIFSEMKPVAGDRVAVLINSFGATPLMELYILFRRVEQRLSAKDIKIEANWVGHYCTSLDMVGASISILHLDQELTEMLNHPCDTFALKVG, from the coding sequence ATGACAGGCAAGGCATCTTCGGTCGGCAAGAACAGTGCAAGCAAGGCGGGCGTGCCGGATGCGACCGATAGCATGCCCTTGCGCTATGGCGACGACCCCTATGTCTGGGCCTGCTGGCTCTATTACGAAGATGGCAAGACCCAAGGCGACATCGCCGAGATTATGGGCATTTCGCGGGCGACCGTGAACAGCTATCTCGCTGATGCCCGCAGCCGCGGCATCGTCAATATCTCACTCGAGCCCTCTCGCCTGAGTTCGCTCTCCATCGCTCAAGAACTCAAGCGCCATTTCGGCCTGCACGACTGTCTCGTGGTGCCCAGCGACGACGGTTCGCGACCGCTGATCGACCGCCTTGGAACCGCTGGCGCGCAGGCCATCGCCCGCCTGCTGAAATCCGGCGACACGCTTGCCGTCGCCTGGGGCCGAACGGTTCTCGCGGTCGCGGAGCAGGCCAATGTACCGAACCTGCAGGATGTCACCATCGTCCAGGCAACCGGCGGCACGCGCGCACTCTTTGCCTACACGCCGGAGCTCTGTGCCAGTGCCTTTGCCAATGTGACAGGCGGCAGGCTGATCAATATCACGGCTCCGGCGATCGTTTCGGCGCCTGAGGTTCGGGAGATCTTGTTGCGCGAACCACTGGTCGAGGATCAGTTTGCCACGCTCTCTAAAGCCAACAAGGCGATCTTCGGCGTGGCGTCGTTGCGGCCGAACTCGACGGTTCACAGCAGCGGTTTCTTCGAGTCCGTCTCCCTGCAGGATTATCTGGCCAAGAATGCCGTCGGCGTTCTTGCCGGCCGTTTCATCGACGCCAAGGGTCTGCCGGTTGCAGGGCCGCTCGACGACCGCACCATCGGCATATCCCTCGACATGCTGAGATCCATCGGGCTACGCATCGCCGTCGCGGGCGGCTTCGACAAGGTGCCCGCAATCCTCGCCGCCTTGCGCGGCGGCTATATCAACGTGCTGATTACCGACGCGGCCACGGGGCGCGGCATTCTGAATGCGGATGGCGTCACCGAATTCGATCAGAAAGCCCAGCAGCGTCCGCGCGTGGACAATAGCGTTGCCCTGCCCAGCAGCTATAGAACCCATATCAAGAAATTCCTCAACAATCCCGACGATGTCGTCGACGAGATGCTCGAAGGCATCGTCAAGGCACATGCCTCGCATATCGTGCCGATCAAGGGATCGAACCGTGCGCTGATGGCGCGAACCGGCCCGAGGCCCGGTAAGGTCGGCCTGGTGATCGGCGGCGGCACCGGTCACGAGCCTTGCTTTCTTGGCTATGTCGGCAAGGGGCTTGCCGATGCCGTCGCCATCGGCAACATCTTTTCCTCGCCTCCGCCAACCCCGATCCTCGAATGCGCGAAGGCGTCGTCTGGCGGCGAAGGCGTGCTCTTCGTCTACGGCAACTATGCCGGCGACGTCATGAACTTCGAGATGGCCGCCGAAATGGCACAGGAGCAGCAGATCGACGTTCGCACGGTGCTAACCACAGACGATATCTCCTCCTCTCCGATCGAGGATCGCGAGGGACGACGCGGCGTTGCCGGCAATTTCTTCATCTTCAAGATCGCGGGAGCTGCCTGCGACAAGGGCTTGTCGCTCGATGCCTGCGAAGCAGTGACGCGCAAGGCCAATGATCGCACCTTCACCATGGGCGTTGCGCTGGAGCCTTGCTCCCTGCCGCAGACCCAACGCCATAACTTCGAAATCGGGCCTGACGATATCGAATTCGGCATGGGCATTCACGGCGAACGCGGCGTGACCCGCGAGAAGATGATGAGCGCCGACGAGATCGCCGACCGGGTGATGGACCGGATATTCTCCGAAATGAAGCCGGTTGCGGGCGATCGGGTGGCCGTGCTCATCAACTCCTTCGGCGCGACGCCGCTGATGGAACTCTATATCCTGTTCCGCCGCGTCGAACAGAGGCTGAGCGCCAAGGACATCAAGATAGAGGCAAACTGGGTGGGGCATTATTGCACGTCGCTGGACATGGTCGGCGCATCCATATCCATCCTGCATCTCGATCAGGAATTGACCGAAATGCTGAACCATCCATGCGACACCTTCGCCTTGAAGGTCGGATGA
- the dhaL gene encoding dihydroxyacetone kinase subunit DhaL produces the protein MQTFNNATSGDIVLAMTDRIVENRAYLSEIDGKIGDGDHGVNMAKGFGMAAERLKGKNQSLSASLDTLGTVLMTEIGGSMGPLYGVMFTEIAEKLDGIEAIDSAAYSKALHAGLEGIQSIGSAKVGDKTLLDTLVPAIEAFDAANAVGKSFAEALDALVAAAEAGRDSTLNLVAKIGRASRLGERSLGVLDAGATSCAIILKELSEGARARLQ, from the coding sequence ATGCAGACATTCAACAATGCAACATCCGGTGATATCGTCTTGGCGATGACCGATCGTATCGTCGAGAACCGCGCCTATCTCAGCGAGATCGACGGCAAGATCGGCGACGGCGACCATGGCGTCAACATGGCCAAGGGCTTCGGCATGGCCGCGGAACGCCTGAAGGGCAAGAACCAGTCGCTGTCAGCCTCGCTCGATACGCTGGGCACGGTACTGATGACCGAGATTGGCGGCTCCATGGGCCCGCTCTACGGCGTCATGTTCACCGAGATTGCCGAAAAGCTCGACGGCATCGAGGCCATCGATAGCGCAGCCTATAGCAAGGCGTTGCATGCCGGGCTCGAAGGTATCCAGTCGATCGGTTCCGCCAAAGTCGGCGACAAGACGCTTCTGGACACGCTGGTTCCGGCAATCGAGGCGTTCGATGCTGCCAATGCTGTGGGCAAGTCCTTTGCCGAGGCGCTCGATGCATTAGTCGCAGCTGCCGAGGCTGGTCGCGACTCGACGCTTAACCTCGTTGCCAAGATCGGCCGCGCCAGCCGGTTGGGTGAACGTTCGCTTGGCGTTTTGGACGCCGGCGCCACCTCCTGCGCCATCATCCTGAAGGAGCTTTCAGAAGGCGCGCGCGCACGACTGCAATAA
- a CDS encoding dihydroxyacetone kinase subunit DhaK, whose product MQRFINNPDEVVEDTVKGFIKAHSDIVRLADNPRVVVAKDAPHAGKVGVITGGGSGHEPAFIGYTGKNMLDAVAVGELFSSPTAKSFHDAIREANGGRGVICLYGNYAGDNMNVKMATKLAAKDGIEVATVVANDDVCSAPPEEREKRRGVAGEIFMWKIGGAKASQGANLEEVRVTAQRAIDNCRSVGIGLGPCTLPAVGHPNFQIEPGTMEVGIGHHGEPGVRIEPLKTAAEIAEDMCQIVLDDHNLAAGTEVAVLVSGLGATPVNELYILNDTIETKISERGLNIYRTYIGNYFTSLEMVGATLTVMALDEELKELLDVEVECMTLL is encoded by the coding sequence ATGCAGCGGTTCATCAACAATCCCGATGAAGTCGTTGAAGACACTGTAAAAGGCTTCATCAAGGCGCATTCGGACATCGTCCGTCTGGCAGACAATCCGCGCGTTGTCGTCGCCAAGGATGCTCCGCATGCCGGCAAGGTCGGCGTGATCACCGGCGGTGGTTCCGGTCACGAGCCCGCCTTCATCGGTTATACGGGCAAGAACATGCTGGATGCGGTCGCAGTCGGCGAGCTCTTTTCGTCCCCGACGGCCAAGAGCTTCCACGACGCCATCCGCGAGGCCAATGGCGGCCGTGGTGTTATCTGCCTTTACGGCAACTATGCCGGCGACAACATGAACGTTAAGATGGCGACGAAGCTTGCCGCCAAGGACGGCATCGAAGTCGCGACCGTCGTCGCCAACGACGATGTCTGCTCGGCACCACCGGAGGAGCGCGAGAAGCGCCGCGGCGTGGCCGGCGAAATCTTCATGTGGAAGATCGGCGGCGCCAAGGCTTCCCAGGGTGCGAACCTGGAGGAAGTACGCGTGACCGCGCAAAGGGCGATCGACAATTGCCGCTCCGTCGGTATCGGCCTTGGTCCCTGCACTCTGCCCGCCGTCGGTCATCCGAATTTCCAGATCGAACCCGGCACGATGGAAGTTGGCATCGGCCATCACGGCGAACCCGGCGTTCGCATCGAGCCGCTGAAGACGGCAGCGGAGATAGCCGAGGATATGTGCCAGATCGTGCTCGATGATCATAATCTGGCCGCTGGAACGGAAGTGGCCGTCCTCGTGTCAGGCCTCGGCGCGACACCGGTCAACGAGCTCTACATCCTCAACGACACGATCGAGACGAAGATCTCCGAACGGGGATTGAATATCTACAGGACCTATATCGGCAACTACTTCACGTCGCTCGAAATGGTCGGCGCGACGCTGACCGTGATGGCACTCGACGAGGAACTGAAAGAGCTTCTGGACGTCGAGGTCGAGTGCATGACACTGCTCTGA